A single Pedobacter sp. PACM 27299 DNA region contains:
- a CDS encoding alpha/beta fold hydrolase — translation MKYEVIDEDGFKYIEAGKGEPLVLLHGLMGELSNWEPAIDHFKQNYHVIVPILPIYELPILTLGVKSLSKYIHKFLKYKKLNQVVLIGNSLGGHIGLVFTAAHQENVKALVLTGSSGLYENAFGGSFPKRENRDYIKEKVQFTFYDPATATDELVDEVYKSVNDRSRVIRILALAKSAIRHNMSKELSRITIPVSLIWGKQDKITPPEVAEEFHELLPNSELNWVDKCGHAPMMERPEIFNEYLEKFLNRVLLK, via the coding sequence ATGAAATACGAAGTAATAGACGAAGACGGGTTTAAATATATTGAGGCTGGAAAAGGAGAACCCCTGGTATTACTTCATGGTTTAATGGGAGAGTTGAGCAATTGGGAACCGGCAATCGATCACTTTAAGCAAAATTATCACGTTATCGTACCCATTCTGCCAATTTATGAACTACCTATCCTTACTTTAGGTGTAAAAAGTTTATCAAAATATATTCACAAATTTTTAAAATATAAGAAGTTAAATCAGGTTGTTTTAATTGGAAATTCATTGGGCGGGCATATTGGATTAGTCTTTACTGCTGCGCACCAGGAAAACGTAAAAGCACTGGTATTGACCGGAAGCTCTGGCTTATATGAAAATGCATTTGGTGGTTCTTTCCCAAAAAGAGAAAACCGCGATTATATTAAAGAAAAAGTACAATTTACCTTTTATGATCCTGCTACGGCAACTGACGAATTGGTAGATGAAGTTTATAAAAGTGTGAACGACCGTTCTAGAGTGATCAGAATTCTGGCCCTGGCAAAATCTGCCATCCGCCATAATATGTCGAAGGAACTGTCAAGAATTACAATTCCAGTTTCCTTAATTTGGGGAAAGCAGGATAAAATTACTCCTCCGGAAGTGGCAGAAGAATTCCATGAACTATTGCCAAATTCAGAGTTAAACTGGGTAGACAAATGCGGACATGCACCGATGATGGAGCGTCCGGAAATCTTCAATGAATATTTGGAGAAGTTTTTGAATAGAGTATTATTAAAATAA
- a CDS encoding CBS domain-containing protein, translated as MFAAELISNSIPPLKTSDSVQKALDRMTEFKLYHLPIVNETQFLGLLAEEELIEIRDHTQAIGSLPLSILNPFVYEDAHIYDIIRLFHQLHLSVIPVLDYKKNYLGLISINNLLDYTADIYAVKEPGGIIVLEISNRNNSLSHMAQIVEADNAQILSSYVQSFPDSTRLEVTLKINKTELSGIIASFERYNYQVKAVFNSTISDNGTEDRYNSFMNYLNV; from the coding sequence ATGTTTGCAGCTGAACTCATATCTAATTCAATTCCTCCGCTAAAGACTTCTGATTCGGTTCAGAAAGCTTTGGATCGGATGACTGAGTTCAAGCTATACCACTTGCCCATTGTCAATGAGACTCAGTTTTTGGGATTGCTGGCAGAGGAAGAGCTGATAGAAATTAGGGACCATACTCAGGCAATCGGAAGTTTGCCTTTATCCATTTTAAACCCTTTTGTATATGAAGATGCGCATATCTATGACATCATCAGGCTTTTTCACCAACTGCATTTATCGGTAATTCCAGTACTGGACTATAAAAAGAACTATCTGGGGCTCATTTCCATAAACAATCTGCTGGATTATACCGCTGATATTTATGCGGTTAAAGAGCCGGGGGGGATTATAGTGCTGGAAATCAGCAACCGCAATAACTCCCTTTCCCACATGGCACAAATTGTAGAAGCAGACAATGCGCAGATCCTTTCTTCTTATGTGCAATCTTTTCCCGATTCTACAAGATTAGAGGTGACATTAAAGATCAATAAAACTGAGTTGTCGGGAATTATCGCCTCTTTTGAGCGGTATAATTACCAGGTAAAAGCTGTGTTTAACAGCACCATTTCAGACAATGGTACCGAAGACAGATATAATTCATTCATGAATTATTTAAACGTATAA